A single region of the Nocardioides ochotonae genome encodes:
- a CDS encoding VOC family protein: MSEIREVQVTVDCADPRALSLFYNAVLGYQLPPLPPGFGSWDDFAASLPPEQRNSASASEDPVGRGPRMFFQRVPEAKSVKNRIHLDVRAAPGLTGEERMAALEAEAERLVALGARRLERHEPAPPMGAGHLVMSDPEGNEFCLD; encoded by the coding sequence ATGAGCGAGATTCGAGAGGTCCAGGTCACCGTCGACTGCGCCGACCCTCGGGCGCTGTCCCTCTTCTACAACGCCGTGCTCGGCTACCAGCTGCCACCGCTGCCGCCCGGGTTCGGCTCCTGGGACGACTTCGCCGCGAGTCTGCCCCCCGAGCAGCGCAACAGCGCCTCGGCCAGCGAGGACCCGGTCGGTCGTGGGCCGCGCATGTTCTTCCAGCGGGTCCCTGAGGCGAAGAGCGTCAAGAACAGGATCCACCTCGACGTGCGGGCCGCGCCCGGGCTGACGGGAGAGGAGCGGATGGCCGCGCTCGAGGCGGAGGCCGAGCGGCTCGTCGCCCTCGGGGCACGCCGTCTCGAGCGGCACGAGCCCGCGCCGCCCATGGGTGCGGGACACCTGGTGATGTCCGACCCGGAGGGCAACGAGTTCTGTCTGGACTGA
- a CDS encoding DUF1707 SHOCT-like domain-containing protein produces the protein MSTDDPWAGFSLDPRLPQHAALRASDGDRAAVQQLLAQAYAEGRLDHDELEERSAAADALKTYAEIPALVLDLVPITVTVKSGLRVPMRVEDVRREAARRYEADRRAAILAFIGPTLICWAVWVATSFGSGHFEPYFPWPLIVMAATLVNLLRTTVGRHDRIEEHVRRIERERAKALKRQRRGLPPGAY, from the coding sequence GTGAGCACCGACGACCCCTGGGCAGGGTTCAGCCTGGACCCGCGACTTCCGCAGCACGCAGCCCTACGGGCCTCGGACGGCGACCGGGCGGCCGTGCAGCAACTGCTCGCCCAGGCCTACGCCGAGGGCCGCCTCGACCACGACGAGCTCGAGGAGCGCTCCGCGGCAGCGGACGCCCTCAAGACCTACGCGGAGATCCCCGCCCTGGTCCTCGACCTGGTGCCGATCACCGTCACCGTGAAGTCCGGGCTGCGGGTGCCGATGCGCGTCGAGGACGTACGCCGCGAGGCGGCTCGGCGCTACGAGGCCGATCGGCGCGCCGCCATCCTCGCCTTCATCGGCCCCACCCTCATCTGCTGGGCGGTCTGGGTGGCGACCTCGTTCGGGAGTGGGCACTTCGAGCCGTACTTCCCGTGGCCGCTGATCGTCATGGCGGCGACGTTGGTCAACCTGCTGCGCACCACCGTCGGTCGCCACGATCGGATCGAGGAGCACGTGCGCCGCATCGAGCGCGAGCGGGCGAAGGCGCTGAAGCGCCAGCGTCGCGGCCTGCCGCCGGGGGCGTACTGA
- the uvrB gene encoding excinuclease ABC subunit UvrB — protein sequence MRPVTDLERRVAPFKVVSDYSPSGDQPAAIAEITKRVNAGVQDIVLLGATGTGKTATVAWVAEQVQRPVLVLQPNKTLAAQFANELRQLFPDNAVEYFVSYYDYYQPEAYVPQTDTYIEKDSSINEEVERLRHSATNSLLTRRDVIVVSTVSCIYGLGTPQEYVDRMLRLRVGEEHDRDSILRRLVEIQYTRNDMSFTRGTFRVRGDTLEIFPVYEEHAVRIEFFGDEIERLMTLHAVTGEVLTEDEELHVFPASHYIAGPERMERAIAGIEAELEQQLAKFEREGKLLEAQRLRMRTTYDIEMMRQVGSCSGIENYSMHMDGRAPGSAPNTLLDYFPEDFLLVVDESHVAVPQIGGMYEGDMSRKRNLVDHGFRLPSAMDNRPLRWEEFLERIGQTIYLSATPGDYELDKVGGDAVEQIIRPTGLIDPEVVVKPTKGQIDDLIHEIRLRTERHERVLVTTLTKKMSEDLTDYLLDAGIRTRYLHSEVDTLKRIELLRDLRLGEYDVLVGINLLREGLDLPEVSLVAILDADKEGFLRSDKSLIQTIGRAARNVSGQVHMYADKITPSMEKAIEETNRRREKQVAYNTAHGIDPTPLRKKIADITDMLAREDENTQALLQTWAGTEAKGRAGGVKAKQPVPALGADAGKHAADLAGMPSADLAQLVQDLTDQMRNAAAELQFEVAARLRDEISELKKELRQMIEATK from the coding sequence ATGCGACCGGTCACCGATCTCGAACGCCGCGTGGCGCCCTTCAAGGTCGTCTCGGACTACTCACCCTCCGGCGACCAACCGGCGGCGATCGCCGAGATCACCAAGCGGGTCAACGCCGGGGTGCAGGACATCGTGCTGCTCGGCGCCACCGGCACCGGCAAGACGGCCACCGTGGCCTGGGTGGCCGAGCAGGTGCAGCGCCCGGTGCTGGTGCTCCAGCCCAACAAGACGCTCGCCGCCCAGTTCGCCAACGAGCTGCGCCAGCTCTTCCCCGACAACGCGGTCGAGTACTTCGTCAGCTACTACGACTACTACCAGCCCGAGGCCTACGTCCCGCAGACCGACACCTACATCGAGAAGGACTCCTCGATCAACGAGGAGGTCGAGCGGCTGCGGCACAGCGCGACCAACTCGCTGCTGACCCGGCGCGACGTCATCGTGGTCTCGACGGTCTCCTGCATCTACGGCCTCGGGACCCCGCAGGAGTACGTCGACCGGATGCTGCGCCTGCGCGTCGGCGAGGAGCACGACCGCGACTCGATCCTGCGCCGCCTGGTCGAGATCCAGTACACCCGCAACGACATGTCCTTCACCCGCGGCACCTTCCGGGTCCGTGGCGACACCCTCGAGATCTTCCCGGTCTATGAGGAGCACGCCGTGCGCATCGAGTTCTTCGGCGACGAGATCGAGCGGCTGATGACCCTGCACGCCGTCACCGGTGAGGTGCTGACCGAGGACGAGGAGCTCCACGTCTTCCCGGCGTCGCACTACATCGCGGGCCCCGAGCGCATGGAGCGCGCGATCGCCGGGATCGAGGCCGAGCTCGAGCAGCAGCTCGCCAAGTTCGAGCGCGAGGGCAAGCTGCTGGAGGCCCAGCGGCTGCGGATGCGCACCACCTACGACATCGAGATGATGCGCCAGGTCGGCTCCTGCTCGGGCATCGAGAACTACTCGATGCACATGGACGGCCGCGCCCCCGGCAGCGCCCCCAACACCCTGCTCGACTACTTCCCCGAGGACTTCCTGCTCGTCGTCGACGAGTCGCACGTCGCGGTCCCGCAGATCGGCGGCATGTACGAGGGCGACATGTCGCGCAAGCGCAACCTGGTCGACCACGGGTTCCGCCTGCCCAGCGCGATGGACAACCGGCCGCTGCGCTGGGAGGAGTTCCTCGAGCGCATCGGGCAGACGATCTACCTCTCCGCGACCCCGGGCGACTACGAGCTCGACAAGGTCGGCGGCGACGCCGTCGAGCAGATCATCCGCCCCACCGGCCTGATCGACCCCGAGGTCGTGGTCAAGCCGACCAAGGGCCAGATCGACGACCTGATCCACGAGATCCGGCTGCGCACCGAGCGCCACGAGCGGGTCCTGGTCACCACGCTCACCAAGAAGATGTCCGAGGACCTCACCGACTACCTCCTCGACGCCGGCATCCGCACTCGCTACCTGCACTCCGAGGTCGACACCCTCAAGCGCATCGAGCTGCTGCGCGACCTGCGCCTCGGCGAGTACGACGTCCTGGTCGGCATCAACCTGCTGCGCGAGGGCCTCGACCTGCCCGAGGTGTCGCTGGTCGCGATCCTCGACGCCGACAAGGAGGGCTTCCTGCGCTCGGACAAGTCGCTGATCCAGACGATCGGGCGCGCGGCCCGCAACGTCTCCGGTCAGGTGCACATGTACGCCGACAAGATCACGCCCTCGATGGAGAAGGCGATCGAGGAGACCAACCGGCGTCGCGAGAAGCAGGTCGCCTACAACACCGCCCACGGCATCGACCCGACGCCGCTGCGCAAGAAGATCGCCGACATCACCGACATGCTCGCCCGCGAGGACGAGAACACCCAGGCGCTGCTGCAGACCTGGGCCGGCACCGAGGCCAAGGGTCGCGCCGGCGGGGTGAAGGCCAAGCAGCCGGTCCCGGCCCTGGGCGCCGACGCGGGCAAGCACGCGGCCGATCTCGCCGGCATGCCGAGCGCCGATCTGGCCCAGCTGGTCCAGGATCTCACCGACCAGATGCGCAACGCCGCCGCGGAGCTGCAGTTCGAGGTCGCCGCCCGGCTGCGCGACGAGATCTCCGAGCTCAAGAAGGAGCTGCGCCAGATGATCGAGGCGACCAAGTAG